The following are from one region of the Stenotrophomonas lactitubi genome:
- a CDS encoding ATP-dependent helicase, which yields MPSRNVGTAYLAQAAELAGNPGQLAAYNSQGHCVVLAGPGSGKTKTLVLKLARILAEDVEAPRGVACITYSQECARELARRIESLGLQQAPNLFIGTVHGFCLRHLLMPYGRLAGLPISFPLSVATQRVSDRLLKQTGDALFGQNHPYKVIDLGRHRRSVLNRNSVAWRSEEELAAWAEAYEAALRDDGLIDYDDMVVFGQRLIAEHDWVLPLVQAKFPVLAVDEYQDLGVALHRIVKRLAFDGGVRLFAVGDADQSIYGFTGADGALLMELAARRDIEPVQLQLNYRSGAGIVTASEMALGEARGYQASDPARQTTIEFVLRPGGMADQAAHAVAQIIPAALASKPGRTLGDIAILYKDYRAGDIVAEAVATGGLDYIRVDTAAPYRKVALTSWVEDCAAWCAGGWRVGRPQLRGLLDRYRAFHRASLDDSQAKREEQELTALLWELRADQQPAREFVASLRNGVVDHLLAAELALADQKEQLDRMTAALAEGGALASLDITSLGGRDGSPDHLNLLTLHSAKGCEYDVVIMVGLDLGNLPWRNETPEKLRESRRLFYVGLTRARDEVHMLYSGFVDGRYGPMRFGRSPFLDELEARMRAAGI from the coding sequence ATGCCGTCGCGTAACGTCGGTACAGCCTACCTGGCGCAGGCTGCCGAGTTGGCTGGAAATCCAGGGCAGTTGGCAGCTTACAACTCTCAAGGACATTGTGTGGTACTCGCTGGTCCCGGGAGCGGTAAGACCAAGACACTCGTCCTAAAGCTCGCCCGCATCCTGGCCGAAGACGTCGAGGCCCCACGTGGCGTTGCGTGCATCACTTATAGCCAGGAGTGCGCTCGCGAACTCGCTCGCCGAATTGAAAGCTTGGGACTTCAGCAGGCACCTAATCTTTTCATTGGTACGGTCCATGGGTTCTGTCTGCGTCATCTCTTGATGCCGTATGGACGCCTGGCCGGCCTGCCCATATCTTTCCCACTCTCGGTGGCCACTCAACGAGTCAGTGATCGGTTGTTGAAGCAAACTGGAGATGCGCTTTTCGGCCAGAACCATCCGTACAAAGTTATTGACCTCGGGCGGCATCGCCGTTCCGTGCTCAATCGAAATAGCGTCGCTTGGCGTAGCGAGGAGGAACTCGCTGCCTGGGCCGAGGCCTACGAGGCCGCTCTGCGCGACGATGGGCTGATTGACTACGATGACATGGTTGTCTTCGGCCAACGTTTGATCGCCGAGCACGACTGGGTACTACCTCTGGTTCAGGCAAAATTCCCCGTGCTCGCGGTGGATGAGTACCAGGATTTAGGCGTGGCACTGCATCGCATCGTCAAACGCCTTGCCTTCGACGGGGGTGTCCGACTTTTCGCTGTCGGGGATGCGGATCAGTCGATATATGGATTTACGGGAGCTGATGGCGCGTTGCTCATGGAATTGGCGGCTCGCAGAGACATTGAGCCTGTCCAGCTTCAGTTAAATTACCGTTCTGGTGCAGGGATCGTGACTGCGTCAGAGATGGCGCTTGGAGAAGCCCGAGGCTATCAAGCGAGCGATCCTGCGCGACAAACGACCATCGAATTTGTCCTGCGCCCGGGTGGTATGGCGGACCAGGCTGCGCACGCCGTCGCGCAGATCATTCCGGCGGCCTTAGCCTCCAAGCCGGGACGAACACTGGGCGATATCGCGATCCTATACAAAGACTATCGCGCAGGCGATATCGTGGCTGAAGCTGTGGCAACCGGTGGTCTCGATTACATCCGTGTGGATACCGCAGCACCTTACCGCAAGGTTGCCCTAACAAGTTGGGTAGAAGATTGTGCGGCGTGGTGCGCGGGTGGCTGGCGTGTTGGACGCCCACAATTGCGCGGACTACTCGACCGCTATCGCGCATTTCATCGGGCGAGCTTGGACGATTCACAGGCCAAGCGCGAAGAGCAAGAGCTAACCGCCTTGCTATGGGAGCTGCGTGCTGACCAGCAACCTGCGCGAGAATTTGTTGCTTCGCTGCGCAACGGTGTAGTGGATCATCTGCTGGCGGCTGAATTGGCGCTCGCTGATCAGAAGGAGCAACTGGATCGCATGACGGCAGCGCTCGCTGAAGGAGGTGCACTGGCTTCGCTAGACATCACGAGTTTGGGCGGCCGGGACGGTTCGCCCGATCACCTGAATCTGCTGACACTGCATTCCGCAAAGGGCTGTGAGTACGACGTCGTCATCATGGTTGGACTCGACCTCGGAAATCTGCCGTGGCGCAATGAAACTCCAGAGAAGTTGCGCGAAAGTCGCCGGCTCTTCTATGTGGGACTCACACGTGCTCGCGACGAGGTCCACATGCTGTATTCGGGCTTCGTTGATGGCCGCTATGGCCCTATGCGCTTTGGGCGCTCGCCATTCCTTGATGAGCTGGAGGCGCGAATGCGTGCCGCTGGCATTTGA
- a CDS encoding DUF3577 domain-containing protein: MNTTSNEKSYFDLHTSGIGYVQRAREVPVRGGRRAQPFLACTIAALVGSAKDPSYRYFDVKVSGAEAKKLVQRYIGVDDPKQRPLVRFRLGDLWGDAYIRDKGEQKGQAAASLKARLLKAELIDRAELASIEKHELVTHGIGYLNRPKDVTPKDGDPFLSCSIAALAGPVDEPDYRYIDTIVSTPEAEHLVRRCVQAIEGDRKVLIAFRLNDMKIDPYIRTKGERAGEPGASLESTLVHIGLIKIDGTQVYPTSQAQAEAPQAEDASAPEAEVAADTAIDQLIESAEREPAGEAEEQEPALAASF; encoded by the coding sequence ATGAACACCACTTCCAACGAGAAATCATATTTCGACCTCCACACCTCGGGCATCGGCTATGTCCAACGTGCCCGCGAGGTTCCCGTCCGGGGCGGCCGCCGTGCGCAGCCCTTCCTGGCATGCACCATCGCCGCGTTGGTCGGCTCCGCTAAGGACCCCAGCTACCGCTACTTCGACGTCAAGGTCTCGGGTGCCGAGGCCAAGAAGCTCGTTCAGCGCTACATCGGCGTTGACGATCCCAAGCAGCGCCCGCTGGTGCGTTTCCGCCTCGGCGATCTGTGGGGCGATGCGTACATCCGCGACAAGGGTGAGCAGAAAGGCCAGGCCGCCGCGTCCCTCAAGGCGCGACTGCTCAAGGCCGAGCTGATCGACCGGGCCGAACTGGCCTCGATCGAGAAGCATGAACTGGTCACCCACGGCATCGGCTACCTCAACCGTCCGAAGGACGTCACCCCGAAGGATGGCGACCCCTTCCTGTCGTGCTCGATCGCCGCACTGGCCGGCCCCGTCGATGAGCCGGACTATCGGTACATCGACACCATCGTCTCCACCCCTGAAGCCGAGCATCTGGTTCGCCGATGCGTGCAGGCCATCGAAGGGGACCGCAAGGTGCTGATCGCCTTCCGTCTGAACGACATGAAGATCGATCCGTACATCCGCACCAAGGGCGAGCGCGCCGGGGAACCGGGAGCGAGCCTGGAATCGACGCTGGTCCACATCGGTCTCATCAAGATCGACGGCACCCAGGTCTATCCGACGAGCCAGGCGCAAGCCGAGGCGCCGCAGGCCGAGGACGCATCCGCGCCCGAAGCCGAGGTTGCTGCCGACACCGCTATCGACCAGCTTATCGAGTCCGCCGAGCGCGAGCCCGCAGGTGAAGCCGAAGAGCAGGAGCCGGCATTGGCTGCTTCGTTCTGA
- a CDS encoding helicase-related protein, whose translation MSLDLDTTAKEATPVQGELLDAESSPLTQSLQDFVGEFGDELLDSLNRANPPVYTGQPQAHRQLVVASLKRKLFEAQTEVVHAAAELLIDHGERAAIVNGEMGCGKTTVGIATAAVLNAEGYRRTLVLSPPHLVYKWRREIQETVAGAKVWVLNGPDTLVKLIKLREQLGVQPTGQEFFVLGRVRMRMGFHWKPVFTTRRNRHGDVAACPDCGTVITDLDGEPVNPVALEAEEYRRKCSHCAAPLWTLIRPRSLPGSDQSSAVLKALKRIPTIGEVTAQKLMKRFGDGFLASMLGDNVHEFINLMDGNGELVFSDRQATRMERAMANMEFGFGEGGYQPSEFIKRYLPQGTFDLLIADEAHEYKNGGSAQGQAMGVLAAKARKTLLLTGTLMGGYGDDLFYLLFRALPGRMIEDGYRPTTSGSMTSAAMAFMRDHGVLKDIYSESTGTAHKTAKGTKVSVRTVKAPGFGPKGVLRCILPFTIFLKLRDIGGNVLPPYDEEFREVAMDTAQAAAYRDLAGRLTAELKQALARRDTTLLGVVLNVLLAWPDCCFRSETVVHPRTRNTLAFVPAQFNEFEISPKERELIDICREEKAQGRKVLAYTVYTGTRDTTSRLKVLLEQEGFKVAVLRASVDASRREDWIAEQLDRGIDVLITNPELVKTGLDLLEFPTIVFMQSGYNVYSLQQAARRSWRIGQKLSVRVIYLGYAGSSQMTCLELMAKKIMVSQSTSGDVPESGLDVLNQDGDSVEVALARQLVTA comes from the coding sequence ATGTCCCTCGATCTCGATACCACTGCCAAAGAAGCAACGCCCGTACAGGGCGAACTGCTCGATGCGGAATCTTCCCCTCTGACCCAGAGCCTTCAGGATTTCGTCGGTGAGTTCGGCGACGAACTGCTCGACTCCCTCAACCGTGCCAACCCGCCGGTTTATACCGGTCAGCCACAGGCGCACCGGCAACTCGTCGTCGCCAGCCTCAAGCGCAAGCTGTTTGAGGCCCAGACCGAAGTCGTCCATGCCGCTGCCGAGCTGCTGATTGATCATGGCGAACGCGCCGCGATCGTCAATGGCGAAATGGGCTGCGGCAAAACGACCGTCGGCATCGCCACGGCCGCCGTGCTCAACGCCGAAGGCTACCGCCGCACCCTGGTTCTTTCGCCCCCACACCTTGTTTACAAGTGGCGGCGCGAGATCCAGGAAACGGTGGCAGGCGCCAAGGTGTGGGTGCTCAACGGGCCGGATACGCTGGTCAAGCTCATCAAGCTGCGCGAGCAGCTAGGTGTGCAGCCCACGGGCCAGGAGTTCTTTGTCCTGGGGCGCGTCAGGATGCGGATGGGATTCCACTGGAAGCCCGTCTTCACCACGCGGCGCAACCGCCATGGCGACGTGGCAGCGTGCCCTGACTGCGGCACGGTCATCACCGACCTCGACGGCGAGCCGGTCAACCCGGTCGCGCTCGAAGCCGAGGAGTACCGCAGGAAGTGCAGCCATTGCGCCGCACCCCTGTGGACGTTGATCCGCCCGAGAAGTCTGCCCGGCAGCGATCAGTCTTCGGCCGTTCTCAAAGCCTTGAAGCGCATCCCGACGATCGGCGAAGTCACCGCGCAGAAGCTCATGAAACGCTTCGGTGATGGTTTCCTCGCCTCCATGTTGGGAGACAACGTACATGAGTTCATCAACCTCATGGACGGCAACGGCGAGCTGGTGTTTTCCGACCGCCAGGCCACACGCATGGAACGTGCGATGGCCAACATGGAGTTCGGCTTTGGCGAGGGCGGCTATCAGCCGTCCGAGTTCATCAAGCGCTACCTGCCGCAAGGCACGTTCGACCTGCTCATCGCCGACGAGGCGCACGAGTACAAGAACGGCGGCAGCGCCCAGGGCCAGGCCATGGGCGTGCTGGCAGCGAAGGCTCGCAAGACCTTGCTGCTGACCGGCACGTTGATGGGCGGCTACGGCGACGATCTGTTCTACCTGTTGTTCCGAGCCCTTCCCGGGCGGATGATCGAAGACGGCTACCGCCCGACCACGAGCGGCAGCATGACCTCGGCCGCGATGGCGTTCATGCGCGATCACGGAGTCCTCAAGGACATCTATTCCGAGAGCACCGGCACGGCGCACAAGACCGCGAAAGGCACGAAAGTCAGTGTCAGAACGGTCAAAGCTCCGGGCTTCGGCCCCAAGGGCGTGCTGCGCTGCATCCTGCCGTTCACGATCTTCCTCAAGCTCAGAGACATCGGCGGCAACGTTCTGCCACCGTATGACGAGGAGTTCCGTGAAGTCGCGATGGACACGGCGCAAGCCGCGGCCTACCGCGATTTGGCGGGTCGGCTGACCGCGGAGCTGAAACAGGCTCTGGCGCGACGCGATACGACCTTGCTGGGTGTGGTCCTCAACGTGCTGCTGGCCTGGCCGGACTGCTGCTTCCGGTCGGAGACCGTGGTGCATCCGCGTACACGCAATACCTTGGCGTTCGTCCCGGCTCAGTTCAACGAGTTCGAGATCAGCCCCAAGGAGCGTGAGCTGATCGACATCTGCAGGGAAGAGAAAGCACAGGGCCGCAAGGTTCTGGCCTACACGGTCTATACCGGCACGCGCGACACGACTAGCCGGTTGAAGGTATTGCTGGAGCAGGAAGGCTTCAAAGTGGCGGTACTGCGCGCAAGCGTGGATGCCAGCCGCCGCGAGGACTGGATCGCCGAGCAGTTGGACCGTGGCATCGACGTGCTCATCACCAATCCCGAGCTTGTCAAGACGGGATTGGACCTGTTGGAGTTTCCGACGATCGTGTTCATGCAGTCGGGCTACAACGTGTACTCGCTCCAGCAGGCGGCACGCCGCTCCTGGCGTATCGGGCAGAAGCTGTCCGTGCGCGTGATCTACCTGGGCTACGCCGGCTCCTCGCAGATGACCTGCCTGGAGCTGATGGCCAAGAAGATCATGGTCTCGCAGTCCACTTCGGGCGATGTACCCGAATCGGGGCTCGATGTCCTGAACCAGGATGGTGATTCCGTGGAGGTCGCATTGGCCCGGCAATTGGTAACTGCGTGA
- a CDS encoding DUF3275 family protein gives MTATSASARSVPPIVVSGQLSIRTIHGRNGPFCVGYLVTPIGNFAVKDAELEQYPEGKYDGEFVIRYIFPNPIPMRGGIKFEIRCNLDGMTLFGVDKLSREDIRGFSTQDIDPLDEELGAQPAATPAKPTKASRPAKPASVQASADPLVDTTPFGMDAPTPAVAAAPGSTEDGDAALFRLLWPLGESVKLDSTIDRLTLRAQIVRLGELGYALDFKTQEWGRQAELQPA, from the coding sequence ATGACAGCCACATCGGCATCCGCAAGGTCAGTCCCACCCATCGTCGTATCGGGCCAGCTTTCGATCCGCACAATCCACGGCCGCAATGGTCCGTTCTGCGTCGGCTACCTCGTCACCCCTATCGGAAACTTCGCGGTGAAGGACGCGGAACTGGAGCAATACCCTGAAGGCAAGTACGACGGGGAGTTCGTGATCCGCTACATCTTTCCGAATCCGATCCCCATGCGGGGCGGTATCAAGTTCGAGATTCGTTGCAACCTCGATGGCATGACGCTCTTCGGCGTTGACAAACTGAGCCGCGAGGATATTCGCGGCTTTTCAACCCAGGATATTGATCCGCTCGATGAAGAACTGGGGGCGCAGCCTGCGGCAACGCCGGCCAAGCCCACCAAGGCATCCAGGCCCGCCAAGCCCGCATCCGTGCAGGCGTCCGCGGACCCGCTGGTCGATACCACGCCTTTCGGCATGGATGCGCCGACGCCCGCTGTGGCTGCTGCCCCCGGCAGCACCGAAGATGGCGACGCCGCACTGTTCAGGCTGCTCTGGCCGCTGGGAGAGTCCGTGAAACTGGATTCGACCATCGACCGCCTCACCCTGCGCGCGCAGATCGTCCGCCTGGGCGAACTTGGCTACGCGCTGGACTTCAAGACGCAGGAGTGGGGCCGCCAGGCCGAACTGCAACCTGCGTGA
- a CDS encoding competence protein CoiA, whose product MAMVIEAAYADGTGAANALHMSQAQWEELQRAYCIGDLLMPCCNAPAIPKVSANGYPFFAHLGGACSTSEESQWHLAAKILVRSVLEDLGFRASVEMPGSGDAGRWQADVWGERNGVRLAVEIQRSYQSLRDYRKRQERYREAGIKSLWLLRQERYSTLTKSMGKERLRTEFGGKFPSAGHFGPCLSDLPVAMLELDPAPTVKGAGFFNATLPNILEAVLSERFLCINGLWCIDNLDSMNNAARLSRERFAANRLAAKM is encoded by the coding sequence ATGGCTATGGTGATCGAAGCAGCATATGCAGATGGTACTGGTGCAGCCAACGCACTGCATATGTCTCAGGCGCAGTGGGAAGAGTTGCAACGGGCGTACTGCATCGGTGATCTGCTGATGCCTTGCTGCAACGCTCCAGCGATTCCCAAGGTTAGTGCTAATGGGTACCCCTTCTTCGCGCATCTAGGAGGTGCGTGCAGTACTTCCGAAGAAAGCCAATGGCACCTGGCGGCCAAGATACTTGTGCGCAGCGTGCTTGAAGATCTTGGATTCCGTGCCTCGGTTGAAATGCCGGGTTCGGGTGATGCAGGTCGCTGGCAGGCTGATGTCTGGGGTGAGCGCAATGGGGTTAGGTTGGCTGTCGAGATCCAAAGATCGTATCAGTCGCTCCGTGACTACCGTAAACGCCAAGAGCGGTACCGCGAGGCGGGCATCAAGTCTCTTTGGTTGCTGCGGCAGGAGCGATATAGCACTCTCACCAAGAGCATGGGAAAGGAGCGTCTGCGCACCGAGTTTGGGGGCAAGTTCCCTTCGGCTGGCCACTTCGGCCCGTGCCTTTCTGACCTGCCGGTCGCGATGCTTGAGCTAGATCCGGCCCCAACGGTCAAGGGTGCCGGATTCTTCAACGCAACCCTTCCAAACATACTTGAAGCAGTGCTTAGTGAGCGCTTTCTTTGCATCAACGGTCTATGGTGTATCGATAACCTAGACTCGATGAATAACGCCGCCAGACTCTCGCGCGAGCGTTTCGCAGCCAATCGCTTGGCTGCAAAGATGTAG
- a CDS encoding DUF6094 domain-containing protein: MPANQETSMALMFPRLARNFVKNGYFPTDEPTLERALNAMMPSDGSMCILDPCAGEGVAIAEAAHALGREQVKAFAVEFDAERARHARGLVDHCLHADLMDAMISKQSFGLLWLNPPYGDLSKDVNGNIGYQGQGRARLEKLFYQRSLSLLQYGGVLVFIVPGYVLDAELVGWLTRHYTDLRIYRAVETQFKQVVIFGRRVRQREQAPDGVKAVRNLLLQVGLGEVEAEELPSEWPFLPYIIPASPAEPEHFFRVTMEPEQFADEVGRLQGLWPSLDTHLGAAQQSLRPPARALSHWHLALALAAGAISGVVRSKTGRVLIVKGDTHKDKTLQREFTEREDGSIAETRILTDKFVPVIRAWDMTPGSATRGEVLTIR; encoded by the coding sequence ATCCCCGCCAACCAGGAGACTTCCATGGCCCTCATGTTCCCGCGGCTCGCCCGCAATTTCGTGAAAAACGGATACTTCCCCACGGATGAACCCACGCTCGAAAGAGCCCTCAACGCAATGATGCCCAGCGACGGGTCGATGTGCATCCTCGATCCCTGCGCAGGCGAAGGCGTGGCGATCGCCGAAGCTGCTCATGCCCTCGGGCGCGAGCAGGTAAAGGCGTTCGCGGTCGAGTTCGACGCCGAGCGGGCACGCCATGCCCGCGGCCTGGTCGATCATTGCCTGCATGCGGACCTCATGGACGCGATGATCTCCAAGCAGTCGTTCGGGCTGCTCTGGCTCAACCCACCGTATGGCGACCTGTCCAAGGACGTCAACGGCAATATCGGTTATCAGGGACAGGGCCGTGCCCGCCTCGAAAAACTGTTCTATCAGCGCAGCCTGTCGCTGTTGCAGTACGGCGGCGTGCTGGTCTTCATCGTCCCCGGCTACGTGCTCGACGCGGAGCTGGTCGGCTGGCTGACGCGCCACTACACCGACCTGCGGATCTACCGAGCGGTGGAAACGCAGTTCAAGCAGGTGGTGATCTTCGGTCGCAGGGTGCGTCAGCGCGAGCAGGCACCCGATGGCGTCAAGGCCGTGCGCAATCTGCTGCTGCAGGTTGGGCTTGGCGAAGTCGAAGCCGAGGAACTGCCGAGCGAATGGCCGTTCCTGCCGTACATCATCCCCGCCAGTCCGGCCGAGCCGGAGCATTTCTTCCGCGTGACGATGGAGCCGGAGCAGTTCGCCGATGAGGTTGGTCGGCTCCAAGGCCTCTGGCCGTCGCTGGATACGCACCTGGGAGCCGCGCAGCAGTCGCTGCGTCCGCCCGCGCGTGCCTTGTCCCACTGGCATCTCGCCCTGGCTCTGGCCGCGGGCGCGATCTCGGGGGTTGTGCGCTCCAAGACCGGGCGCGTGCTCATCGTCAAAGGTGACACCCACAAGGACAAGACGCTCCAGCGGGAATTCACCGAACGCGAAGACGGCTCCATCGCCGAGACCCGCATCCTCACCGACAAGTTCGTGCCTGTCATCCGCGCGTGGGACATGACGCCTGGCTCCGCAACGCGGGGCGAGGTGTTAACCATCCGCTGA
- a CDS encoding DUF3085 domain-containing protein — MSLRFKGSDLRPVLAEAVANQCRVVLAKDQGVYFLAERGERYPDGRMKLLAYAVGCNPDSDPFEGWWYLAKHMLGADDFAEFFDPADSVFTCILHSTDDLMLFASDTHLSLEVVPPA; from the coding sequence ATGTCACTGCGATTCAAAGGTTCCGACCTTCGCCCCGTGCTGGCCGAGGCCGTCGCCAACCAATGCCGCGTCGTCCTCGCCAAGGATCAGGGCGTGTACTTCCTCGCCGAGCGCGGGGAGCGCTATCCCGATGGCCGAATGAAGCTTCTAGCATATGCCGTCGGCTGCAACCCGGATTCCGATCCATTCGAGGGTTGGTGGTACCTGGCCAAGCATATGCTAGGTGCCGACGACTTTGCCGAGTTCTTCGATCCGGCCGATAGCGTCTTTACTTGCATTCTGCACAGCACGGATGACCTGATGCTCTTCGCTTCTGACACGCATCTGTCCTTGGAAGTGGTACCTCCCGCCTGA